The following nucleotide sequence is from Solanum dulcamara chromosome 7, daSolDulc1.2, whole genome shotgun sequence.
GTCCAGTCAAAAAAccataatataatattaagtaACCTCTGCAATAACAGCTGAAATAGACAGAAATTAGCAGCCAGCGGTGTGGCCGAGAGGTCAAATTACTCGGTGATTTATTTCCATCTATCCTAACCTTATTGGACAGAGTTACCTCATACCTGTCCTTGGTGGGAGGTGGCAGGTTTCATAATTGAGGTGTGGGCAACCAGACCACTACACCACggttatccaaaaaaaaaatagcaaaaagattaaaaaaaaacagaCCTAAAGTATCACAAATTTTCTGAGTATCCTGTCTAAACTATCAATTTTTCACTTTTTCACTTTTTCTAACGGACCCATCAACAACCGATAGTTGAAGTAtctttcaataaatattttgtaataATTCACGTAGAAAATTTGCACTACCTAATAATTCGgctatgaaactcaaaaaaaaaattatgtgtattttttaGCCTCCCCTCTTAAAATATAACAGACAGAAATTTTTGCGGAATTAAGAAACATATATCAAATTTCGACATTTTATAATCGAATAAAATAAACATTGAAATCAAATGAAATCGCaaaagcaaaataaaaataaaattgagcaAGTAGAAGGAATTAACTTGAAGATAGGTCTTAGAAGGGCAGAAAAATCGTGAACCCAAAGTTGAGGGTCATCGGAAACGGAATCTGTACTGCTACCACTGCTACTCCGCTCCTCCGGCGGTGCATCCGGAAAGCCCAATGGACAAGTTTGATGGATCTGAGCCTGATGAAGAGCAAGCCCAAACAAAGCTCCGCCTGCATACCTATGTGTTGGCGACAACTTCAAAGACGACGACATTGATCACTGAATTTGATCGGATTTTATTGATTAATTACTTGTTCaggtttttttttcaagttttatgaAGTTATGTTTTCGCCATTTTtgtgttttattatttcttcatatttttcagCAGTGGAATTGTATATTTGTTGAATCTTTTCAGATGAACCGACCAAGTCTTTAACGTAAACGACGTACGTTAGTGACTATATTTGGCATAATATCGAAAgagaaaatgagaaatattCTCCGACACTAATAATATATTcagtataattttataaataaaatttaaaaaaggtAGAATGTTAGCAGATTTTACCCCTTATTTCGAAAAAAGAGAGTTTGTTTTCAATAAATCCGATTTAAGAAAAAACAATTCAAAACAGATCGAAAAAAAATAATGGAGTGGAAAAGTCGAggcaaaaattatacaaaatagtATTAGAAAAGCAATACTTACAACAAAATACTATAATAATCGAAGAAGAAACAGTATATAGTaacagaaaatgaaaaaattggaAGGGATAGGAGGCGGGGATCTTGAAGAGGTATATTATTTTTGActtagataaattatgaaaaaaatttgatgaatgtggatttttatttcatccaataagaaaatgacacgtgataaatattttttttttaaaaaaaaaaaattgttagtttCAATGATTATAGTGAACCAAAAAGGTGaaatttttagaccaaaagataaataaaaaggtATTTTTAGGCCAAAAGATAGATAAAAggtattttaaaactttttcttaTAGTTCAAAAACCCTTTTTCGataatttatttgtttcaaTTGTATTTCTTCTTTGCTGGTCATGCAAAATTTTCACACTATGTAGACATGTAATTTACTGCATAAATAATGACTTGTTCCAAAATAATTCAATGCATCCCTTTTATATGCATGAGTACAAATCCCCAACTGCAGTTTGGAACATGTAGAGATTTGCTGGATCAGAATTACCTTTTTGCAATGTATACTATTTTTCTGCACCTCATTTCAACAAAGTTCACACAGAGGAGGGGGTCTCAATTATATGTTTAATTGTGCAAAAGAGAaggattaaattaaattttccgTAATTGACACCTTTTGTGGTATAGATACGTCAAACAACATCCTCAAAGTTAACGACTCGTTGTCCTTGGGGAGGAAGCTGAGTATCCTCTACTACCACTCAGTGGCTGTCTGACCTACCAAACAAAATTCCGGGCACCTTCTTACTTGAAGAGCCCAGTCTTGCGCCAACCAAAATTCTCCCCCAGAAACCTCCTTCACACTATCCCACACTTGATTCCGAGAAATGGCGACAATTCAAGTATGGATTTACCCATGCAGTATCCTTGGTGGTATCCCATCCAACATTTGCAAATCCCTGAACTGAACAGCGCCAAAACATGTTTCCCTGAGCTGTCCCACGGCCAGTGCTCATAACTTCCTATTCAGTACTCCTATCAACTGCTGAGAAATTCAGTGTTTTGACTCATATAAGGTGCAGCAATATTGAAACAAGCTTCCCCTTGGGTAAAGGAAACATCAGCAGACTTGGTTTCTCCCTCCGTACGTGTTAGATGAATTTCAAATCAGACCCTTTTCAAGGGTCAAAAAGCATCCGCTTGCAATACCCCAACTAGCTCGTTTGTCACAGGTGATTGACAGATTAGCTAGCTTAGTTTCTCCCACGCTGCTCATTAGAGGAATTCCCATCAGACCGCTTCAAAGGGTCAAACACATCAGCTTGAGATGGCCCGACTAGCTCATCTGTCACAGGTGATTGACAAGGCAACTTTATATCTCCATTTGAGCTCAAGCCATCACTTTTTGCAGGATCATGCGTAGGACTCAGGTCCTCAAACAAAGCTAAAATAAAGTTTTTGTAACCTGGTATCATCTGCTCACTAAACCTCATTGCTGAAGTAGGTGAGCCCATACCACTTTGAGTTTGAGATTCCATTGCATCAACTTCAGCCAATAGATCTGACACTGACTCTTCAGCCAAAGTGCTGAACTCAATAGGCTCATTAACAGTTGCCTGCCAACTGGATAAGTTTGACATCTGGAGAGATGTGGAAGTATGATTGAGATTAAGTTGATCTGCAATAGGAATGGGTGTGGCAACATGATCACTCACTGCTTCAGCTGGCTTCAGTGAAGAAATGGAGAGAAGACCAGAATCCCGTTCTTCAGCAGATGGTTCTGCAGTTGGTGAGTTTCCGTCCTGTTCATCAGCTAGACTAGAACCACTGCTCCAGCTAGGGCCTGAATCCTGCACAGAAAGTTTAGAAGGAGCAGATTCTTTGTTTCCAGCTGCCTGTCCAGCTTTAGCTTCACCATAGGACTTTTGAGTAGAACTAGACCAATCATGGATATCTGAAGCACGAAGAGGAACACCTGAACTCAAAAAAAGCAGCTTTTCAGCAGCCTGAGCTTCAATATCGTCGTAGGTTGTTTTTGCGGCAGGACTTGGCCGATCTGGAAGATTCACGTTACCTTTCTGGTCAAATGAATCTTTTGAATTGGTACCTGAAGCAAAACCACTGTCCAAGTTAAATGAAAGTCTGGAACTGGTTGAGGACCCCCAATTCTGTCCAGAAGACTGTCCTACATTACTCTGGTTGTTAAATTGGGTATTACGACTGTAAGTATCAGTATTCTGGCACATTGTGCTTCCACGGGAATCCTTAATTACTTGACCAGTGGCAATGCAAAGATCCacattttcatgaattctttccTTACTTGGAAGAGCTACATGCACCTCCCCATGATGGGGTGAAGGGACTGAGCTACACAGTTGGAGTTTGTCTGAATAAGAATTATTTCCATTCATCAAATCCAAAAATTTTGGAAATGGAGCCGACATCCCATCCATCCTTGCATTCTCAGCATTTCCATTTGTATCTTTACTTGAACGGTGGCAAGGTACCTCCATTTCTCTGCATTCTCTCCCTGTTCCAGTAGAACTTCCACACCCAGTACCATTTCTGTCATCAGAGGCAAGTCCAAGCTCATGAGACTGGCTTGATGTCTTTCCATGAATGGCAGGGGCTTTACGGAACAGCCCATTTAGTGCATCATTTAAAAGTACTGCATCATCATGCTCATCATTTGTCCATATCCTCATATCAAGTGGGAAAATCCCCAATGTACTCCATTTCCTCAATTGTGTCATTGAAAATGATCCTTGCATTTTACCATTGGGGTCACGGTAATGCCACACTTCATCTGTTTCACTGATGTTGGTGGATGCTGAGTTCGTTGTTGAGAGACTTGCAATTGACGTCTCAGATCCAGACCCATCCACAGCCTGATCAATAATGGCTCGATTTCCTAGCTTCTCCGAGATATTAGTTCTGTGAGCCTCTGTTTTCTCATTCATTTTGCACTGAACCATGATAGAACCCTCTCCTTTAACTGGATAGGCACAACAAAGTTTCCAATTAGGTCATGGAGAGTTGAACTTTTAAAAAGTTACTAGTACTATTAACGTCTTACCATTTGCAAGATGATGACCATAATTCAGTTCCCCCCGTATCCTATCTGATTCTCTCTCGGGATTTTTAGCTTGAATAAGTTCACACAGTGTTAGTGATAACTTttctttcaagtatacccaatacAACTTGAAGAGATACTCCCAGCTGCCTTTGTCATCAAAATCTACTTGAACCTAAACAGGTTTTTGGTAGATAAAGAAATATCACAGAAAATTGTCAAAACAAATCCCAACATGTTTTTAAATTttcagaaattaaaaaattgaaatgagATAGTTAAAATATTCTGCATAAAGAATCAACTTAAATGATTCGTTCTTTATGGTAGACTTGTTACCCCCTCTGTCTAAATTATGTGGAGGTATTTGACTAGGCACAGAGTTAAAGAATGAAAGAAGACTTTTTAaaacttgtggtctaaaataagcCATTCTTTTTGGAATTGACTAAAAAGTAAAGAGTATctcataaattgggacagaggaGTAGAAAATATTGCAATACATGACAAAAAACACAATGAAGAGAGCAAAAAGTTAGTAATTTAGAACTGATAACCAGATCCAGTTCCTGAAGACTACAGCTGTTCCTTTTCATAAGAGGACACATTTAATCGGACTTTGGAAGCAACTTGCTCAAAATATATGGAATCAAAATGAGATTATTACACGTAAGACTAAAAATCTGTCAATACCATGATGCATATGATATACCTTTTCGTTGTTCCCTTGGTCTTTATTCTCAATCAGCATGATAGTTCTCATGCACATTGAGCAAAAGCCTTTTTTCCCTCGAACAAAGAAGTAATCAGCATTTTTAGTACATCCCTTGCACAATGAATATGTACAAGTATAGCACATATAGTGGGAAGCCTTTTGACACACACTACAAATATGCCAACCTGAACAGAAATAATTTTGTAACGTTATAACAAAATGGGAAAAATGATATAGGTAACTTCACGCAACTACAAAAATCTTCAAGACTTACAGCTCATGAgtcctttaaaaaaaaaaccttacAGACCATGATTCTTGTTAGACAATGTTGGAAAGGAACAAAGAATTGATCTCATGCACCATATCAAAAAACGAACGAGTctttttttgaagttaaaaaGATTTGTGCACACCTAATAGTTTAGCCTGGCTGCTGCATTTATACAAGGCCTAACATGTTATGCCAGATCATAAGTCTTGATGCAATGCAGTCAACTATTTACCATTCCTCTGTTTATTAGTTCAATATCTATCAATTATATGCAGCGCCGAATTAGTGCACTATGACCATTGACCACttacttgtttttttttcatgttggGTAGAttggctatgttgtatgggacAGACAGAGTGTTGGCCACTCAAGAACTCAtatgttcagaagatgaaagttgcaGAGTTGAGGTGGATGCGTGGCATATTAGGAGAGATAAGATTAGGAGTGAAGATATCTAGGATAAGGTAGTAGTGGCCTCTGTGGTGGGAAAGACGAGGGAAGCGaggttgagatggtttgggAATGTGAAAAGGAGAAGTGTAGATGCCCCAGTAAGGAGGTGTGAGAAATTGGCAATGGTGAGCATTCGAAGAGGTAGAGACAAATTGAAGAAGTATTGGGGGAGGTGATTAAACTAGACATGGTGCATCTTGAGTTTACTGAGGACGTAACTTAGGAGGGTTTGCAAGtcgcggattagggtagaaggttagttgGTAGTTGACCGTTTTCTCGCTTTCCTGCAAATAGGCTTAGTGGTCATACTTAAACCTTCTTTCTTACCGGTGAATTAGCACTATTCTCTAGTTTCTTGTTCTCCAATTTCGTTTACCACCTGTGTTATTTGtgcttcaattatagcatcattTGGTTGTTATTACTGTTATTTCCTCTATATGTTGTGTACAGATCTCCATTTCACATAGTTTCGTTGTTGTTACCGCTCTCATTTATGTACTCTCTTTTTCAAATTGCTAGGAAATGCTTTATTTTAAGCTAAGGGTCTATTGAATATAACCTCTCTATCTTtacgaggtaggggtaaggtctacaTACACTCTACTCTCCCAAGACCCCAGTTGTGCAATTACACTAGATATGTCGTCGTCGTTGTATCTTGAGTTTAATAAATTCCTAACCTTGATGAGAAGGTAGATTAGCATGCAATAGCCTAATAAATGCCAACCTAAGCCCCAATTCAGATATGCGGCTGACGAAAAAGTTAAGAGAAAATCCTATCAACAACCGAAGATGCGTCTTCCTAGACAAGTTAGAGTCTGCTCTATGAAGCCTCCAAGTCTATTTTGCTCTATTGATGGTAAAAATCCTGCAACAAGAACTATAATTCAATCCCAAACTAAGTGTGACTATTAGAATTATTTACTAAATGTGGACTTAACATTAACTTATTATTTCGTTTACCAAAGCGGGCCAAGTGTTAATGGTTGGTAGAAAAGACATGGGCCATATATTTATGTGGATTTCATGATGgacctgtatcatttcatgTACTAGGTGTGGGCCGACAAGAGTGAAGGAATGTAGGAGACAATGAGCCTGAATTTGGGAGGCCCACTAGGTTAAGGCTTTTAAGCCTATATATATGGCGCTAGGTCCTCTCTCCTAGCTTAACCTAAAATGTTTCCCCATTGTTGTCAGCCGTCATAAACTAAAGGAGAGGAAGACTCGGCCTAGGTTGTCTTCAGTTGCGCGTTGCTATGGCGTACAAAGGTCCACACACTCTTTTTGCGAATTTCGTTATTTTATAGGTGTTCTTCATATATGTGATTATTATCGTTGTGTTTCTCGATCAATTAAATACTTGATATCAGAACAAATTACATAGTTCTAGAACCCTATTAATTGTTCATCAGACAAATAGATTAAAATATTACTATTACTGTAAACTGGATCGCGTTTGAGATTGCATCCTAAACCCTAAAACAGAGATAGGGTTGAGGTGGTCAGTTCTGTTTTACTTGCACTGTATATGCAGATGTTACTTTATGAAAATGATATCCAATGAATCAAGTTCAAGCTTTATTTCGGTTTTGTAATTCTTAAGTCTTGGCTATAATCGTATGCTACAAGGTTTCTGTGAAATCTGTGCTTCAGTGGATCCTTAACTGCTATAGTGGATTCTTAAGTTCATTCCACTCTATTGACAAAAACTCCCGTGAATAAACTAAAACTACAAGAATGGGGAAAAATCTAACAACCAGCAATAGAAAGTAAATAGTTTCTTTTGAGTTCCTGAAGAAGGGGGAACATACCGCAGAACCATTTAGCATTTGAGCTGAAAAATTCCTCATCCCGTTTAATACAAGCTGGATGGTATGCCTTCGGACAACCCCTAACCATTCAGAAAACAATTTGGAACAAATTAGGGAATCTATATAACGTATCAACCTTTAGCCAAAAGTGCAGTAAACAAGTATccagaaattaaaaaatcaatcaaCTGCCCCTAAATCCAAACTAATTGCGAATCCTCTACACCAATTTCGCTCAATTTGGTACTTCCCTTCCTATACAAAAGCTTTCACAATGGAAATGAAAGCAAAATACTTATTGAGATTAGCAAAAAGTGCAGTAACCTAGCATACAGAAACTGGAAAATCAATCGACTGTGCCTCAATTCAACCTAATAGCGAATCCTCTACACCAATTTTGCTCAATTTAGTACTACTTTCCTTCCAATAGAATGTAAAACCAATTTTGTGAACAAAAACACAGAATTATTAACTCAAAACTCACTTGCGATCGCATAGTACGAGAGAGCCACCATCAAAACATATAAAACAaacatcttcttcctcatcttcCTCCACAACCACTCTATGAATCTTCGGCGGCGGTGGTGGCTTCCCCGCCTGTCCACGTGGCGGCCTACCTCGCTTCCTCTTCTCTCCTCCGCCGATCATGTTCCCGACTGAACTCACAGTACTTCCTCCTCCTCCGGCAACAACCACAGCAACACTTCCGGCGACTTCACCTCCGACTACCGGAGCTACGATCGGCTGAGACTCGTCCATAtcgtaattattttaattttttttttggtgttatGAAACCCTACACGGAACGTGAAGTGTCAGATTATAGGAAGAAATATCAATCAACTTTGCTCATTATTGACTCTTTTAAATCTTCAAAAACTGTACCCACAAAAAGGGGTGACTTTACTCTCGTTGGTAAAAACACGTTGTCAAATACACCCCTAGGAGAAAAATTACATTTGGTGCTAAATTAACCCGAAATTCATTCTATATGGGAGATGGGATTAAATAATCTCAAGTTGTGTGTACTCATATATTTTATtcgtgaaaaaaattaaaatcttatTAGCGAAAGTCCTAAAAACTAGTTTTAAGTCATTTtggaaatttgaaaatttttaaaGGTAGCATCAAACTAAGCTAgtatttgattatatattttgaattagattttaaaattttgattcaaaatttaaaaatttgattcaaaatataTGGTCAAATGCTAGCTTAATTTGATGCTAAATTATCTTGAAATTATGATCACTGGACTAATTTATCCCATATGGGAGCAAGGATAAAATAATCCCAAATTGAATGAgataaaatgaaatatttatggaTCAAACATGGCATGAATCTAATACCAAACTTAATCCTAAGATATTCCTCTTATCCCGCGTACCCAATCGCTCTTTAGATGATTTGGTCGGAGTTTTTTGATCACCTCATGAAATCTTTTTGCAAATTATTTGTTGAACAAATCATTTGTTGAAGAAAGAAACAAGAAATCAGTGTGTTGGTATTGTTACTAGCATTTAGCGAGAATTTGACCATATATTTTgcatcatattttaaaattttatctttaaatatctttttgatgatgaaattttgatcaatttttttaaaaaatattctcaaGTTTTTAAAAATCGGCTCAGATTAAAAATTTgggaaaaggcataaattcTCCTTAAAGTTGTACcaaaaagtcagttacacacttaaactatcatggcgacctattacacacttaaactacCTAAAAGTGAAATTATTACCCCCTACAATTGACGTGGCAAAAAAAAAAGCAGCGCGTCAGAAattttataaagtaaaaaaaaattaaaaaaacaaaatcactcAACCCCcacatcctttcttcttcacaccacCTCCATTTACTCTCATTTtcaatcttgatttttttctttcaaaacacattaaagtaaaaaaattaaaaaaacaaaaccaCCCCACCCCGACGTCCTTTCTTCTTCAACCCCACTCAACCTCTTCTTCTTTACACCCACCTCTATTTACTtcccattttgaatcttgatttttttttctttcaaaactcattaagaagaagaagaagaattctcCCATTTTGGTGGAGAAGACGAATGGGGTTTGGGGGGGGAGGAGtcggatgggtggttaataattaattagtataaaatatagttaataaaataaaggttaattaataaaaaaaaagaaaaaaaatataaaaaatcggatgggtagttaataattaattaggagttaattagtataaaatatagttaataaaagaaaagttaattaataaagaaaagaaaaaaaagaaatataaaaaattggatgggtagttaataattaattaagagcTAATTaggttaataaaagaaaagttaattaataaagaaaagaaaagaaaaaaatataaaaaatcggatggaTAGTTAacaattaa
It contains:
- the LOC129894232 gene encoding zinc finger CCCH domain-containing protein 44-like, translating into MDESQPIVAPVVGGEVAGSVAVVVAGGGGSTVSSVGNMIGGGEKRKRGRPPRGQAGKPPPPPKIHRVVVEEDEEEDVCFICFDGGSLVLCDRKGCPKAYHPACIKRDEEFFSSNAKWFCGWHICSVCQKASHYMCYTCTYSLCKGCTKNADYFFVRGKKGFCSMCMRTIMLIENKDQGNNEKVQVDFDDKGSWEYLFKLYWVYLKEKLSLTLCELIQAKNPERESDRIRGELNYGHHLANVKGEGSIMVQCKMNEKTEAHRTNISEKLGNRAIIDQAVDGSGSETSIASLSTTNSASTNISETDEVWHYRDPNGKMQGSFSMTQLRKWSTLGIFPLDMRIWTNDEHDDAVLLNDALNGLFRKAPAIHGKTSSQSHELGLASDDRNGTGCGSSTGTGRECREMEVPCHRSSKDTNGNAENARMDGMSAPFPKFLDLMNGNNSYSDKLQLCSSVPSPHHGEVHVALPSKERIHENVDLCIATGQVIKDSRGSTMCQNTDTYSRNTQFNNQSNVGQSSGQNWGSSTSSRLSFNLDSGFASGTNSKDSFDQKGNVNLPDRPSPAAKTTYDDIEAQAAEKLLFLSSGVPLRASDIHDWSSSTQKSYGEAKAGQAAGNKESAPSKLSVQDSGPSWSSGSSLADEQDGNSPTAEPSAEERDSGLLSISSLKPAEAVSDHVATPIPIADQLNLNHTSTSLQMSNLSSWQATVNEPIEFSTLAEESVSDLLAEVDAMESQTQSGMGSPTSAMRFSEQMIPGYKNFILALFEDLSPTHDPAKSDGLSSNGDIKLPCQSPVTDELVGPSQADVFDPLKRSDGNSSNEQRGRN